One Roseburia rectibacter DNA window includes the following coding sequences:
- a CDS encoding IS1634 family transposase: MRVTTSKSKNSESFYISKGYVNNKGVSTSVIIRKLGTLKELLPEHGPTRDDVMKWAREEARLETLKYKKEQQTKSVQIAFHSDHKLDYDQQVFYRGGYLFPQAFYYQLQLDKTCRKLRDKHKFKYDINAILSDLIYARILEPASKRSSFKTASEFLEKPSYQLHDIYRALDVLGNECDFIQSEVYKNSHLLGKRNDKVLYYDCTNYFFEIEQEDGDKKYGKGKEHRPNPIIQMGMFMDGDGIPLAFSLFPGNANEQTSLKPLETKVLQDFGCTKFIYCSDAGLGSEAIKKINHAGERAFIVTQSIKKLNKDDKRWALDKTGFKRVSDDSPVDLSKIPEDDMGLYYKDKPYTPHSLHQRLIITYSPKYAKYQKTIRNEQVERAEKMLHSGKTKKERRNPNDPARFIGKTAVTEDGEIAKIEKYLDVDKIENEALYDGMYAVTTDLLDDDVKDILKVSEDRWKIEECFRIMKTDFEARPIYLQEDMRIKAHFLICFLALVIYRYLEKGLGNTYTCETILDKLKTMNFADVQEQGFMPLYTRDKLTDALHQVCGFETDFQLITKSQMKTIQKKSKGRK, translated from the coding sequence ATGCGAGTTACGACATCTAAATCAAAAAATTCAGAATCATTTTATATTTCGAAAGGTTATGTTAACAACAAAGGCGTCAGTACTTCTGTTATCATTCGAAAACTCGGAACACTGAAAGAACTCTTGCCTGAACATGGTCCTACCCGTGATGATGTCATGAAATGGGCCCGTGAAGAAGCAAGACTGGAAACACTGAAATATAAAAAAGAGCAGCAAACCAAATCTGTTCAGATAGCTTTTCATTCTGACCATAAACTGGATTATGACCAACAGGTCTTTTACCGTGGAGGGTATCTTTTTCCACAAGCTTTTTATTATCAGCTTCAGTTGGATAAGACCTGCCGAAAACTTCGGGATAAGCATAAATTCAAATACGATATCAATGCCATTCTTTCTGACTTGATTTATGCAAGGATTTTAGAACCAGCCAGCAAACGTTCTTCTTTTAAAACGGCTTCTGAATTTCTGGAAAAACCTTCTTATCAACTGCACGACATATATCGTGCTCTTGATGTATTAGGAAATGAATGCGATTTTATCCAGTCAGAAGTATATAAAAACAGTCATCTTCTTGGAAAACGAAATGATAAGGTGCTTTATTATGATTGCACAAACTATTTCTTTGAAATCGAGCAGGAAGATGGGGATAAGAAATACGGAAAAGGAAAAGAACATCGTCCAAATCCCATCATACAAATGGGAATGTTCATGGATGGAGACGGGATTCCTCTTGCTTTTTCACTTTTTCCAGGAAATGCGAACGAACAGACTTCATTAAAGCCATTGGAAACAAAAGTTCTTCAGGACTTTGGCTGCACTAAATTTATTTACTGCAGCGATGCAGGACTTGGTTCAGAAGCCATCAAAAAAATAAATCATGCCGGCGAAAGAGCATTTATCGTTACCCAGTCGATCAAAAAATTAAATAAGGATGATAAAAGATGGGCGTTGGATAAGACTGGATTCAAACGGGTTTCCGATGATTCTCCTGTTGATCTTTCAAAAATCCCGGAAGATGATATGGGATTATATTATAAAGATAAGCCATATACGCCCCACTCGCTGCACCAGCGTCTGATTATTACATACTCTCCTAAATATGCGAAATATCAAAAAACAATACGCAATGAGCAAGTGGAACGTGCAGAAAAGATGCTCCATTCCGGAAAAACAAAAAAAGAACGAAGGAATCCAAATGATCCAGCAAGATTTATAGGTAAGACTGCCGTTACAGAAGATGGTGAAATTGCTAAGATTGAAAAATATCTGGACGTCGATAAGATTGAAAATGAAGCACTTTATGATGGAATGTATGCGGTAACGACAGACCTTCTGGATGATGATGTAAAAGATATCTTAAAAGTAAGCGAAGACCGATGGAAAATCGAAGAATGCTTCCGCATCATGAAAACTGATTTTGAAGCCAGACCGATATATCTCCAAGAGGATATGCGTATCAAAGCACACTTTCTCATCTGTTTTCTTGCGTTAGTAATCTATCGTTACCTGGAAAAGGGGTTAGGAAATACCTATACTTGTGAAACAATTTTAGACAAACTCAAGACCATGAATTTTGCCGATGTACAGGAACAGGGATTTATGCCCCTGTACACACGTGATAAATTAACCGATGCTTTGCATCAGGTATGTGGTTTTGAAACAGACTTTCAGCTTATTACCAAAAGTCAAATGAAAACAATTCAGAAAAAAAGTAAGGGAAGGAAATAA
- the cas2 gene encoding CRISPR-associated endonuclease Cas2 produces the protein MNKFMRMLVFFDLPVVTAKEKKDAAKFRKFLLKDGYHMVQWSVYSRICNGMDAVAMHKQRLKLNLPIKGSVRVLVLTEKQYESMEIMLGTKTFDDTPESIELLDVF, from the coding sequence ATGAATAAATTTATGAGAATGTTAGTTTTTTTTGATCTCCCTGTAGTAACTGCAAAAGAGAAAAAAGATGCCGCAAAATTTCGTAAATTTTTATTGAAAGACGGCTATCATATGGTACAGTGGTCTGTATATTCGAGAATTTGCAATGGTATGGATGCAGTCGCAATGCATAAGCAACGTTTAAAATTGAATCTACCCATAAAAGGATCGGTGCGTGTATTGGTCTTAACAGAAAAACAGTATGAGTCTATGGAAATTATGCTGGGAACAAAGACATTCGATGATACCCCGGAATCGATAGAATTATTAGATGTTTTTTGA
- the cas1 gene encoding type II CRISPR-associated endonuclease Cas1, giving the protein MGFRNIKIDSYVKLSIKDQQLNIETDVSRQIPLEDINCIIIENQTVAVSAYLLQKMADMGIAVYVCDEKHLPNAVLLPLAKHSRHFKILKYQMEAGKPLQKRLWQQIIVQKIRNQALCLSYLKLDGVEELMKMCKEVQSGDRTHVEAKAAAFYFKCLYGLGFSRGNDHIINSALNYGYAIVRGIIARSIVCYGLEPSIGVFHHSELNNFNLADDMIEPFRPLVDLYVSQNYDIAEIDSNLTPERKRGIFGILNYDMNVKGEKRIISNCIDMLVASYSSALQEKRTDLELPELMQLQVHSYE; this is encoded by the coding sequence ATGGGATTTCGAAATATTAAGATAGACAGCTATGTAAAGCTGTCTATCAAGGATCAGCAGTTAAATATTGAAACAGATGTATCCAGACAGATTCCGTTAGAGGATATCAATTGTATTATTATTGAAAATCAGACGGTAGCAGTATCTGCATATTTGCTTCAAAAGATGGCAGATATGGGGATAGCAGTTTATGTCTGTGATGAAAAACATCTACCGAATGCAGTACTGCTTCCACTGGCAAAACATAGTCGTCACTTTAAAATTTTAAAATACCAGATGGAAGCAGGGAAACCTCTGCAGAAAAGACTCTGGCAGCAGATTATAGTGCAGAAGATCAGAAATCAGGCATTGTGCCTTTCTTATCTTAAACTGGATGGCGTAGAAGAATTGATGAAGATGTGCAAAGAAGTCCAGTCTGGTGACAGAACACATGTGGAGGCGAAAGCAGCAGCTTTTTATTTTAAGTGTCTGTATGGTTTAGGGTTCTCCAGAGGAAATGATCATATTATCAATTCAGCGTTGAATTATGGCTATGCGATTGTAAGAGGAATCATTGCCCGTTCAATTGTCTGCTATGGATTAGAACCTTCGATTGGTGTATTTCATCACAGCGAATTGAATAATTTTAACTTAGCTGATGATATGATTGAGCCATTCAGACCATTGGTTGACCTATATGTGTCCCAGAATTATGATATAGCAGAAATTGACAGTAATCTTACACCAGAGCGAAAGAGAGGCATTTTTGGTATTTTAAATTATGACATGAATGTGAAAGGAGAAAAACGCATTATCAGTAATTGTATTGATATGCTGGTGGCAAGTTACAGCAGTGCTTTGCAGGAAAAAAGAACCGATTTGGAGTTGCCCGAATTGATGCAATTACAGGTACATAGTTATGAATAA
- the cas9 gene encoding type II CRISPR RNA-guided endonuclease Cas9 (Cas9, originally named Csn1, is the large, multifunctional signature protein of type II CRISPR/Cas systems. It is well known even to general audiences because its RNA-guided endonuclease activity has made it a popular tool for custom editing of eukaryotic genomes.): MDEKMDYRIGLDIGIASVGWAVLQNNSDDEPIRIVDLGVRIFDTAEIPKTGESLAGPRRAARTTRRRLRRRKHRLDRIKWLFEDQGLIKTDSFMKRYGMAGLPDVYKLRYEALDRKLTNEELAQVLLHIAKHRGFRSTRKAETAAKENGAVLKATDENQKRMQEKGYRTVGEMIYLDEAFRTSCPWTEEGYILTARNKAENYQHTMLRAMLVDEVREIFASQRRLGNEKTTEELEEKYLEIMTSQRSFDMGPGVQPDGTPSPYAMEGFSDRVGKCTFEQDELRGAKGTYTAEYFVALQKINHTRLVNEDGEIRNFTEEERRALVALLFTQKEVKYAAVRKKLGLPESILFYNLNYKKAATKEEQTKENQNTEKVKFVSMPYYHEYKKCLEDRIKYLSENEIRDLFDEIGTILTCYKNDDSRMKRLAELGLVPEEMDGLLAYTPTKFQHLSIKAMRNIIPFLEKGMTYDKACVEAGYDFKADSKGVKQKLLTGENVNRTINEITNPVVKRSVSQTVKVINAIIRTYGSPQAIHIELAREMSKTFEERRKIKGDMEKRQKNNEDVKKQIQELGKLSPTGQDILKYRLWQEQQGICLYSGKSIPLEELFKPGYDIDHILPYSITFDDSFRNKVLVTSQENRQKGNRTPYEYMGKDEKRWNEFEIRVKTMIKDYKKQQKLLKRHFSEEERSEFKERNLTDTKYITTVIYNMIRQNLELAPLNCPEKKKQVRAVSGTITAYLRKRWGLPQKNRETDTHHAMDAVVIACCTDGMIQKISRYTKVRERCYSKGTEFVDAETGEIFRPEDYSRAEWDEIFGVHIPKPWETFRTELDVRMGDDPKGFLDTHSDVALELDYPEEIYENIRPIFVSRMPNHKVTGAAHADTIRSPRHFKDEGIVLTKTALTDLKLNKDGEIDGYYNPQSDLLLYEALKRQLLLYGNDAKKAFAQDFHKPKADGSQGPVVRKVKIQKKQTMGVFVDSGNGIAENGGMVRIDVYCVNGKYYFVPVYTADVVKKVLPNKAATAKKPYSEWRVMDDKDFLFSLYSRDLIHIKSKKGIKTKSVDGNELKLHEIYAYYIKSNISTASIEGIAHDNRFQFSSLGIQSLEVLEKCQVDVLGHVSIVKSEKRMGFS; the protein is encoded by the coding sequence ATGGATGAGAAAATGGATTACCGTATTGGGTTAGATATTGGTATCGCATCGGTAGGCTGGGCAGTATTGCAGAACAACAGTGATGATGAGCCGATACGTATCGTGGATCTTGGGGTAAGGATCTTTGATACAGCGGAGATTCCTAAGACAGGGGAGTCTTTGGCTGGACCGAGAAGAGCAGCGAGGACGACAAGAAGACGTCTTAGAAGAAGAAAACATCGTTTGGACAGGATCAAGTGGCTGTTTGAAGATCAGGGACTGATAAAGACCGATTCATTTATGAAGCGTTATGGTATGGCAGGTCTGCCGGATGTTTATAAACTGCGTTATGAGGCATTAGATCGTAAACTGACAAATGAAGAATTGGCACAGGTACTGCTTCACATTGCAAAACACCGTGGATTTCGTTCTACCAGAAAAGCGGAGACGGCCGCAAAGGAAAATGGTGCCGTATTAAAGGCAACTGATGAAAATCAGAAGCGGATGCAGGAGAAGGGTTATCGTACCGTTGGAGAGATGATCTATTTGGATGAGGCATTTCGTACAAGCTGTCCATGGACAGAAGAAGGATATATCCTTACAGCTCGTAATAAGGCGGAAAATTATCAGCATACGATGCTAAGAGCAATGCTTGTGGATGAAGTCAGAGAAATTTTTGCCAGTCAGAGGCGTCTTGGAAATGAAAAAACAACAGAAGAATTAGAAGAAAAATATTTAGAGATTATGACAAGCCAGAGATCTTTTGATATGGGACCGGGTGTGCAGCCGGATGGCACACCAAGTCCGTATGCAATGGAAGGATTTTCTGACAGGGTTGGAAAATGTACATTTGAGCAGGATGAACTGAGAGGTGCAAAGGGAACCTATACCGCAGAATATTTTGTAGCACTGCAGAAAATCAACCATACAAGACTGGTCAATGAAGATGGAGAAATCAGAAATTTTACAGAAGAGGAACGCCGTGCGCTGGTGGCATTATTATTTACGCAGAAAGAAGTTAAATATGCAGCAGTCCGTAAGAAGTTAGGATTACCGGAGAGTATTCTGTTCTATAATTTAAATTATAAAAAGGCTGCTACGAAGGAAGAACAGACAAAGGAAAATCAGAATACAGAAAAAGTAAAGTTTGTCAGTATGCCATACTATCATGAGTATAAGAAATGTTTAGAAGATCGGATAAAATATCTTTCGGAAAATGAAATCAGAGATCTGTTTGATGAGATTGGCACGATTTTGACCTGTTATAAGAACGATGACAGCCGTATGAAGCGTTTGGCAGAGTTAGGACTTGTGCCAGAAGAAATGGATGGATTGTTAGCATATACGCCAACAAAATTTCAGCATCTTTCGATTAAAGCAATGCGAAATATTATTCCGTTTTTAGAAAAAGGAATGACTTATGATAAAGCATGTGTGGAAGCCGGATATGATTTTAAAGCAGATTCTAAGGGAGTTAAGCAGAAACTTTTAACGGGCGAAAATGTCAATCGGACGATCAATGAGATCACAAACCCAGTGGTAAAACGTTCGGTATCACAGACCGTGAAAGTAATTAATGCGATTATCCGTACCTATGGGAGTCCGCAGGCGATTCATATCGAGCTTGCAAGAGAAATGTCAAAGACATTTGAAGAACGCCGGAAGATAAAAGGTGATATGGAAAAACGACAGAAAAATAATGAAGATGTAAAAAAGCAGATTCAGGAACTGGGAAAATTATCACCGACCGGACAGGATATTTTAAAGTATCGTTTGTGGCAGGAGCAGCAGGGAATATGTTTGTATTCTGGAAAAAGCATTCCTTTGGAAGAATTATTTAAGCCGGGGTATGATATTGACCATATTTTACCATATAGTATTACTTTTGATGACAGTTTCCGGAATAAAGTGCTTGTTACTTCACAGGAGAACCGCCAGAAAGGGAACCGGACACCATATGAATATATGGGAAAGGATGAAAAGCGTTGGAATGAGTTTGAAATTCGTGTAAAGACGATGATTAAGGATTATAAGAAACAGCAGAAACTTCTGAAAAGACATTTTTCAGAGGAAGAACGCAGTGAGTTCAAAGAGCGTAACTTAACGGATACGAAGTATATCACGACTGTTATTTATAACATGATCCGTCAGAATCTTGAGCTAGCACCATTAAATTGCCCGGAAAAGAAAAAGCAGGTTCGGGCAGTAAGTGGAACGATTACAGCATACTTGAGGAAACGTTGGGGGCTGCCACAGAAAAATCGAGAGACCGATACGCATCATGCAATGGATGCTGTTGTAATTGCCTGCTGTACAGATGGTATGATCCAGAAAATATCACGCTATACAAAGGTAAGAGAGAGATGTTATTCGAAAGGCACGGAATTTGTGGATGCAGAGACGGGAGAAATCTTTCGACCTGAAGATTATAGCAGAGCAGAGTGGGATGAGATTTTTGGTGTACATATTCCAAAACCGTGGGAGACATTCCGGACAGAATTAGATGTCAGAATGGGAGATGATCCGAAAGGATTTTTAGATACACATTCTGATGTTGCGTTAGAACTGGATTATCCGGAAGAAATTTATGAGAATATTCGTCCGATTTTTGTTTCACGAATGCCAAATCACAAGGTGACAGGTGCTGCGCATGCAGATACGATCCGTAGTCCGAGACATTTCAAGGATGAAGGAATCGTATTAACCAAGACAGCCTTGACGGATCTGAAGCTGAATAAAGATGGAGAAATAGATGGTTATTATAATCCACAGAGTGATCTTTTATTATACGAAGCATTGAAAAGGCAGCTATTGCTGTATGGCAATGATGCAAAAAAAGCATTTGCACAGGATTTCCATAAGCCAAAGGCTGATGGCTCACAAGGTCCCGTCGTACGGAAGGTCAAGATTCAGAAAAAACAGACTATGGGTGTGTTTGTGGATTCCGGAAATGGAATTGCCGAAAATGGCGGTATGGTCCGAATCGATGTATATTGCGTGAATGGAAAGTATTACTTTGTACCAGTGTATACGGCGGATGTGGTGAAGAAAGTGCTGCCGAATAAGGCTGCGACAGCGAAAAAGCCATACAGTGAGTGGCGTGTGATGGATGATAAAGACTTTTTATTCAGCTTGTATTCGCGAGATCTGATTCATATAAAGAGTAAAAAAGGTATTAAAACGAAATCTGTGGACGGTAATGAGTTAAAATTACATGAAATATATGCTTATTATATCAAATCAAATATTTCAACAGCAAGTATAGAAGGAATAGCTCATGATAATCGTTTTCAATTTAGTAGTCTTGGTATACAAAGTCTGGAAGTGTTGGAAAAGTGTCAGGTTGATGTATTAGGACATGTGTCTATAGTAAAAAGTGAAAAACGAATGGGATTTTCTTAA
- a CDS encoding AAA family ATPase translates to MKFQSITMNNFMRYKGRNVIEFSCDEKKNVTVVLGDNTVGKTTIAQAFRWGLYGAVLAERGKQQEDYQLLNNDILAMMDANSKADVTVELIAVDDEKRYQIKREIIYTRAYPQLIAKEFYKKVSLQISEKDNPDAVISVEQEKIEEVIRELFPKNLSHYFLFDGERWNDVTVNGVRENIRESVHTLTGLSAYQAAIWHLKDMGSHSVIKKFKGKISGSGNMYDNLERDRNRMEHGIEQCKEKIKNIEINIENYEQKIEEIERYLLENKNTEVLQAKYNQLLVVKRSQSDRIKDAYKNMVNLFSDKAFMLFAQPMIESSIKMVKSVAGVRRDIPHMRQASIDYIIKTGRCICGTPILPESKELECLMEQRNYLPPADIGSLLGEFERTGQRWKRQSSSVYDDIRESAQIVDQSVRAYEETCNQIAAMEQQMEKRTDFSEKRKMLRYYQSESNKLGVEKGTLQGQIENYERQIGNIEAEMKSQEARTEENKKWRERMELAEALYTRLKNDFEIKKNKTFMELNGQIQKNFERMFNAKDKRIQLTENYEIQMLYQTNVGFREEKNLSEGEKIARNFAFIVTIMEYSRNKKAEQLGVEGADTLPIVLDGPFSKLGDKNISLIAKVLPEVSEQVIIFMLDKDWKYTGLDEYVGASYHIEKAADEAYASIRRVELDQQ, encoded by the coding sequence ATGAAATTCCAAAGTATTACAATGAATAATTTTATGAGGTATAAAGGCAGAAATGTAATTGAGTTCAGCTGTGATGAAAAAAAGAATGTGACGGTCGTATTGGGGGATAATACGGTTGGAAAAACAACCATTGCACAGGCATTCCGATGGGGACTTTATGGAGCTGTTCTGGCAGAAAGGGGAAAGCAGCAGGAGGATTATCAACTGTTAAATAATGATATTCTAGCAATGATGGATGCAAACAGCAAGGCGGATGTTACTGTGGAATTGATCGCAGTTGATGATGAAAAAAGATATCAGATCAAACGTGAGATCATTTATACACGTGCATATCCACAACTGATCGCAAAAGAATTTTATAAGAAGGTATCGCTGCAAATTTCAGAGAAAGATAATCCGGATGCAGTCATTTCGGTAGAGCAGGAAAAAATAGAAGAAGTGATCCGCGAATTATTCCCTAAAAATCTGTCACATTATTTTTTGTTTGATGGAGAGCGATGGAATGATGTAACAGTCAACGGAGTGCGTGAAAATATCAGAGAGTCTGTACATACACTGACTGGATTATCTGCATATCAGGCAGCTATCTGGCATTTAAAAGACATGGGCAGTCATTCAGTTATTAAAAAGTTTAAAGGTAAAATATCAGGTTCCGGAAACATGTATGACAATCTGGAAAGAGACAGAAATCGTATGGAACATGGGATTGAACAGTGCAAGGAGAAGATAAAAAACATTGAGATCAATATAGAAAATTATGAACAGAAAATTGAGGAAATAGAAAGATATCTGCTTGAAAATAAAAATACAGAGGTGCTTCAGGCGAAATACAATCAATTACTCGTAGTAAAAAGATCGCAGTCAGATCGAATCAAAGATGCATATAAAAATATGGTCAATTTATTCAGCGATAAGGCATTTATGCTGTTTGCACAGCCGATGATCGAGTCGTCCATAAAAATGGTAAAATCAGTGGCTGGAGTAAGGCGGGATATTCCACATATGAGACAGGCAAGTATCGATTATATTATCAAAACCGGGAGATGCATCTGTGGGACACCTATTTTACCGGAATCAAAAGAATTGGAATGTTTAATGGAACAGCGAAATTATCTTCCACCGGCAGATATCGGGTCTTTATTAGGAGAATTTGAACGTACAGGACAGCGTTGGAAAAGGCAGAGTAGTTCTGTATATGATGATATAAGAGAAAGTGCACAAATTGTGGATCAGAGTGTGCGGGCATATGAAGAAACCTGCAATCAGATTGCCGCGATGGAACAGCAGATGGAAAAGCGGACGGATTTTTCGGAAAAGAGAAAGATGCTCCGGTATTATCAGAGTGAAAGCAATAAATTAGGAGTGGAAAAAGGAACCCTGCAAGGACAGATAGAAAATTATGAACGTCAGATTGGAAACATAGAAGCAGAAATGAAGAGTCAGGAAGCAAGGACTGAAGAAAATAAAAAATGGCGTGAACGTATGGAATTGGCAGAAGCGTTGTATACAAGATTGAAAAATGATTTTGAAATAAAAAAGAATAAGACATTTATGGAATTAAATGGACAGATACAGAAAAATTTTGAGCGTATGTTTAATGCGAAAGATAAAAGAATACAGCTGACGGAAAACTATGAAATCCAGATGTTATATCAGACGAATGTAGGCTTTCGTGAAGAAAAGAATCTGTCAGAGGGAGAAAAGATAGCACGTAATTTTGCATTTATTGTTACGATCATGGAATACAGCAGAAATAAAAAGGCAGAGCAGCTTGGAGTAGAGGGAGCAGATACATTGCCGATTGTTTTAGATGGACCGTTTTCTAAACTGGGAGATAAAAATATCAGTCTGATCGCGAAAGTTTTGCCGGAGGTATCAGAACAGGTAATTATTTTTATGTTGGATAAAGATTGGAAATATACAGGACTTGATGAATATGTCGGTGCGTCCTATCATATTGAAAAAGCGGCAGACGAAGCCTATGCATCCATTCGTAGAGTGGAACTAGATCAGCAGTAG
- a CDS encoding DUF262 domain-containing protein, giving the protein MENQRLDFGEIVRKIAEDKMLLPDFQRGFVWTDEETQRKIVASVLAKMPIGSILLLKSKPDEYAAKSIGLGEKNTDLNIADGEVEFLLDGQQRMTVLTNVFSNVIYDKCSMFSKLISQSLKRRFFLRIPKWEKCKEEQDLFGVYDLNFRISDSVEPDFLTADILQFIEVVGFLHHDGEPYNPQQELSTHLDDYCLTYKKGYLVPLYLLIAPENTKRAQIMLRYNTITAEIAEKIGNEIKQHFMKLTEKQQKDDFIEEIFKNDESCEKIKEDYTIFCRKIDEKQMVWKMCLTNYLDSCVKNVALNKIEVSGEQRDRAIDIYENLNRGGVSLNTFDLVMARVAKVSKENFYKRMCFYIQEEKNYDKQVLPDQAVSIIGDKIQSKKYNASCSTGCYNEEKNDIAGKYIDVFLDVLCLYCNNQLFDPEEYKLDYIKKKRILMLEPEEIDSNAKKVCDAIDRAMFFFQGRCGIRNIQEINYSLMIVLVAVVFLKDEWFKDKTVHNILEAWYWASIFSGEYDKDQNTKMIAHLQTMIKTMQASDRKKNIEWIVKIKDYVMNAQNFSDEKFLLMEKADEERIPKKVMRMFMCQYLLSKTYKDMFEEDKVLSAYSDEPGGFEAHHIIPLGRVKKVGESTSALRNADKNICNSPLNFVYITKKANKEISDESLKDYVQKINAEAKSKLHITAYTRADIPENQVKDILKERYDFLKGDIKDRIGTLLN; this is encoded by the coding sequence ATGGAAAATCAACGTTTGGATTTTGGAGAAATCGTCAGAAAAATTGCAGAAGATAAAATGCTGCTGCCGGATTTTCAGAGGGGGTTTGTCTGGACAGATGAAGAAACGCAAAGAAAGATAGTAGCATCTGTTTTAGCAAAAATGCCGATAGGAAGCATTTTGTTATTAAAATCAAAGCCGGATGAATATGCGGCAAAATCTATCGGACTGGGAGAAAAAAATACAGATTTAAATATAGCGGATGGTGAAGTGGAGTTTTTGCTGGATGGTCAGCAACGAATGACAGTACTTACAAATGTTTTCTCAAATGTAATTTATGATAAATGCAGTATGTTTTCGAAATTAATTTCCCAATCATTGAAGCGCAGATTTTTTCTGCGGATTCCAAAATGGGAAAAATGTAAGGAAGAACAGGATTTATTTGGTGTTTATGATTTGAATTTCCGCATTTCTGATTCCGTGGAGCCAGATTTTCTGACCGCAGATATTTTACAGTTTATTGAAGTTGTTGGTTTCTTACATCATGATGGAGAACCGTATAATCCGCAGCAGGAGTTATCAACGCATTTAGATGACTATTGTCTGACATATAAAAAAGGATATTTAGTTCCGTTGTATTTGCTGATAGCACCAGAGAATACAAAAAGAGCACAGATTATGCTGAGATATAATACGATTACAGCTGAAATTGCAGAAAAAATAGGAAATGAGATTAAACAGCATTTTATGAAGCTGACAGAAAAGCAGCAGAAGGATGATTTTATCGAAGAAATTTTTAAAAATGATGAAAGTTGTGAAAAAATAAAAGAAGATTATACGATATTTTGCAGGAAGATTGATGAAAAACAGATGGTATGGAAGATGTGTCTGACAAATTATCTGGATTCCTGTGTGAAAAATGTAGCGCTGAATAAAATAGAAGTATCGGGAGAGCAGCGTGACAGAGCGATTGACATTTATGAAAACCTAAATCGTGGAGGTGTCAGCTTAAATACGTTTGACCTGGTCATGGCAAGAGTTGCAAAGGTAAGTAAAGAAAATTTTTATAAACGTATGTGCTTCTATATTCAGGAAGAAAAAAATTATGATAAACAGGTTTTACCAGATCAGGCAGTATCCATAATTGGAGATAAAATACAAAGCAAAAAGTATAATGCATCATGCAGTACAGGCTGCTATAACGAGGAGAAAAATGATATAGCAGGAAAGTATATAGATGTTTTTTTAGATGTACTATGTCTATATTGTAATAATCAGTTATTCGATCCTGAGGAATATAAACTGGATTATATCAAAAAGAAACGTATTTTGATGTTAGAGCCGGAAGAAATTGACAGTAATGCAAAAAAGGTCTGTGATGCCATAGACAGGGCAATGTTTTTCTTTCAGGGCAGATGTGGAATCCGGAATATACAGGAAATAAATTATTCGTTGATGATCGTTTTAGTTGCAGTTGTCTTTCTAAAGGATGAGTGGTTTAAGGATAAGACTGTTCACAATATTTTAGAAGCATGGTATTGGGCATCTATTTTTTCCGGTGAATATGATAAAGACCAGAATACAAAAATGATCGCACATCTTCAGACCATGATTAAGACAATGCAGGCATCTGACCGGAAGAAAAACATTGAATGGATCGTAAAGATCAAGGATTATGTAATGAATGCACAGAATTTTTCAGATGAGAAATTTTTGCTTATGGAAAAAGCGGATGAAGAACGTATTCCGAAAAAGGTGATGCGTATGTTTATGTGTCAGTATCTGTTATCGAAGACATATAAGGATATGTTTGAGGAAGATAAGGTTTTGAGTGCATATTCAGATGAGCCTGGAGGTTTTGAAGCACATCATATTATACCGCTTGGAAGAGTAAAAAAGGTGGGGGAGTCAACGTCAGCACTTCGTAATGCTGATAAAAATATCTGCAATTCACCTTTGAATTTTGTATATATCACAAAAAAGGCAAACAAGGAAATATCAGATGAATCGTTAAAAGATTATGTGCAAAAGATCAATGCGGAAGCGAAATCAAAATTACATATTACAGCATATACAAGGGCGGATATTCCGGAAAACCAGGTGAAAGATATTTTAAAAGAAAGATATGATTTTTTAAAGGGTGATATTAAAGACCGGATAGGAACATTATTAAATTAG